A single region of the Streptomyces sp. AM 4-1-1 genome encodes:
- a CDS encoding MMPL family transporter, which translates to MLPWAVVAFWAAVIAFAGPLAGGLGDVQSNRAVDYLPADADSTQVARIQDALPGGESTDLVLVYHRDGGLTAADRATAAEQTATVVRDHGLGGSVRGIPSRDDTTLMYPVSSTGPGHDDDARTAFVADIRATAQGGDGLSVQVGGPGAFTVDAQEVYTSVDGPLLYTTVAVVAILLVLIYRSPFLWLVPLVVAGIADVLSMAVVHALNRGFDITVTGQSSAVMTILVFGAGTDYALLLVSRYREELYRSARPSDAMAAALRGCGPAIIASSGTVAAGLLCLLAADLNSSHGMGPIAAVGVLCALLTMTTLLPALLVVLGRRVFWPLVPEHGGAPARRRSPFAAMGGSAGRRPVAVLVCGGALLGTLALGAFNLPGALTLEDSFTDAPDSVAAMKTLAAAYPEHGTQPITVLTPTDRAAGAEAKARTVEGVTAVERGRSGGGWTELAVTASDGPETAGERATIEALRDGLDGSHVGGPSAQQLDLENTDSRDLRVVVPLVLLSVLLILIALLRSLVAPLLLVAAVVAVWGAALGIAGLVAVPLLGLGGTDSGLPLLSFVFLVALGVDYGIFLMHRMREESLSGADPADAALTALRATGGVIASAGLVLAATFAVLMNMPMVSLVELGFVVAVGVLLDTFLVRTYLVTSASVALRHRVWWPGRLSRPVGDPAERPASEPVPAP; encoded by the coding sequence ATGCTGCCCTGGGCGGTCGTCGCGTTCTGGGCCGCCGTGATCGCGTTCGCCGGGCCCCTCGCGGGCGGACTGGGCGACGTACAGAGCAACCGGGCGGTCGACTACCTCCCGGCCGACGCCGACTCCACCCAGGTCGCCCGCATCCAGGACGCCCTGCCCGGCGGCGAGTCCACCGACCTCGTCCTCGTCTACCACCGGGACGGTGGGCTCACGGCCGCCGACCGGGCCACGGCGGCCGAACAGACCGCCACCGTGGTCCGGGACCACGGCCTCGGTGGCAGCGTGCGAGGGATACCTTCCAGGGACGATACGACCCTCATGTACCCGGTCTCCTCGACCGGGCCGGGCCACGACGACGACGCCCGTACCGCGTTCGTCGCCGACATCCGCGCCACCGCCCAGGGCGGCGACGGGCTGAGCGTCCAGGTCGGCGGGCCCGGAGCGTTCACCGTCGACGCGCAGGAGGTGTACACCTCGGTCGACGGGCCGCTGCTGTACACGACCGTCGCGGTCGTCGCGATCCTGCTGGTCCTCATCTACCGCAGCCCGTTCCTGTGGCTGGTGCCGCTCGTCGTCGCGGGGATCGCCGACGTGCTCTCCATGGCCGTCGTCCACGCCCTCAACCGGGGCTTCGACATCACCGTCACCGGCCAGAGCTCGGCCGTCATGACCATCCTCGTCTTCGGCGCGGGCACCGACTACGCGCTGCTGCTCGTCTCCCGCTACCGCGAGGAGCTGTACCGCTCCGCCCGGCCGTCGGACGCCATGGCCGCCGCCCTGCGCGGCTGCGGACCCGCGATCATCGCCTCCTCCGGGACGGTCGCCGCCGGACTGCTCTGCCTGCTCGCGGCGGACCTCAACAGCAGCCATGGCATGGGCCCGATCGCCGCCGTCGGTGTGCTGTGCGCGCTCCTCACCATGACGACCCTGCTGCCCGCGCTGCTCGTGGTCCTGGGCCGCCGGGTCTTCTGGCCGCTCGTGCCCGAGCACGGTGGCGCCCCCGCCCGGCGCCGCTCGCCCTTCGCCGCGATGGGCGGCTCGGCCGGACGCAGGCCGGTCGCCGTGCTCGTCTGCGGCGGCGCACTCCTCGGCACGCTGGCCCTCGGCGCGTTCAACCTGCCCGGCGCGCTCACGCTGGAGGACTCGTTCACCGACGCCCCCGACTCGGTCGCGGCGATGAAGACCCTCGCCGCCGCCTACCCCGAGCACGGCACCCAGCCGATCACCGTGCTCACCCCCACCGACCGGGCGGCCGGGGCCGAGGCGAAGGCCCGTACGGTCGAGGGAGTCACCGCCGTCGAACGCGGGCGCAGCGGCGGCGGCTGGACCGAACTCGCCGTCACCGCGTCGGACGGCCCCGAAACGGCGGGGGAGCGGGCCACCATCGAGGCGCTGCGGGACGGACTGGACGGCAGCCATGTCGGCGGCCCCAGTGCCCAGCAACTCGACCTGGAGAACACCGACTCCCGCGATCTGAGGGTCGTCGTCCCGCTGGTGCTCCTGTCGGTCCTGCTGATCCTGATCGCCCTGCTGCGCAGCCTCGTCGCCCCGCTGCTGCTGGTCGCCGCCGTGGTCGCCGTCTGGGGCGCCGCGCTCGGCATCGCCGGACTGGTGGCGGTGCCGCTCCTCGGGCTCGGGGGCACCGACTCCGGGCTGCCGCTGCTGTCCTTCGTCTTCCTGGTCGCCCTCGGAGTCGACTACGGCATCTTCCTGATGCACCGGATGCGCGAGGAATCGCTGTCCGGGGCCGACCCCGCGGACGCCGCGCTGACCGCGCTGCGCGCGACGGGCGGGGTGATCGCCTCGGCCGGACTCGTCCTCGCGGCGACCTTCGCGGTCCTGATGAACATGCCGATGGTGTCCCTCGTCGAGCTGGGCTTCGTGGTCGCGGTCGGGGTGCTCCTCGACACCTTCCTCGTACGGACCTATCTGGTGACGTCCGCGAGCGTGGCCCTGCGGCACCGGGTGTGGTGGCCCGGCCGGCTGAGCCGACCGGTCGGGGACCCGGCGGAACGGCCCGCGTCCGAACCCGTACCGGCCCCCTGA
- a CDS encoding TerB family tellurite resistance protein produces MRSALGRSAGKLRICGIRTIWDTVGDGEFYCPGCGGDRNYRRLNGRRRFAVLGVPLMARGSEGPVVECAACRRHFGTDTLDHPTTTRFSAMLRDAVHTVALGVLAAGGSCSGPSLTAAVATVRGAGIEDCTEEQLATIVQVLASDIEQGCGGGPAAEACGAALAIELHEVLKPLAPHLAPTGRESLLLQGARIALADGPYSQAERDVLTAVGDALQLRAEDTVRLLAAARTPS; encoded by the coding sequence GTGCGGTCAGCCCTGGGACGAAGCGCTGGAAAGCTGCGCATCTGTGGCATCCGTACCATCTGGGACACCGTCGGTGACGGTGAGTTCTACTGCCCCGGCTGCGGAGGGGACCGCAACTACCGCCGCCTCAACGGCCGTCGGCGCTTCGCCGTCCTCGGCGTGCCCCTGATGGCGCGCGGGAGCGAGGGCCCGGTCGTCGAATGCGCCGCCTGCCGCCGTCACTTCGGCACGGACACCCTGGACCACCCCACCACCACCCGGTTCTCCGCGATGCTGCGCGACGCCGTGCACACCGTCGCGCTCGGCGTGCTCGCCGCCGGGGGCTCCTGCTCCGGGCCGTCCCTGACGGCCGCCGTCGCCACCGTGCGCGGCGCGGGGATCGAGGACTGCACGGAGGAACAGCTCGCCACCATCGTCCAGGTGCTCGCCTCCGACATCGAGCAGGGCTGCGGCGGCGGCCCGGCCGCCGAGGCGTGCGGTGCCGCGCTCGCGATCGAACTGCACGAGGTGCTGAAGCCGCTCGCCCCGCACCTGGCCCCGACCGGGCGGGAATCGCTGCTGCTCCAGGGCGCCAGGATCGCGCTCGCCGACGGACCGTACAGCCAGGCGGAACGCGATGTGCTGACCGCTGTCGGGGACGCGCTGCAACTGCGGGCCGAGGACACGGTCCGGCTGCTCGCGGCGGCCCGTACGCCGTCCTGA
- the leuA gene encoding 2-isopropylmalate synthase: MTAVSSADSAGPAGSAGTTGSTESVGRPTPVTNATHLQKPSGMPVHKYAGYEAVEIPDRTWPDNRITRAPRWLSTDLRDGNQALIDPMSPARKREMFDLLVRMGYKEIEVGFPSSGETDFAFVRSIIEEGAIPEDVTISVLTQAREELIERTVESLRGAHRATVHLYNATAPTFRRVVFRGSKEQVKQIAVDGTRLVMEYADKILGDETIFGYQYSPEIFTDTELDFALEVCEAVCDVWQPEAGREIILNLPATVERSTPSTHADRFEWMSRNLSRREHVCLSVHPHNDRGTAVAAAELAIMAGADRIEGCLFGQGERTGNVDLVTLGMNLFSQGIDPQIDFSQIDEVRRTSEYCNQMEIHPRHPYAGDLVYTAFSGSHQDAIKKGFDAMEADAAARGRTVDEIEWAVPYLPIDPKDVGRSYEAVIRVNSQSGKGGISYVLKNDHKLDLPRRMQIEFSRIIQAKTDAEGGEVTPAQIWSAFRDEYLPSPDDAAARWGRVQIRSGQSTTGGDGRDTITVEATVDGVDTVLTGTGNGPISAFFQALQAIGIDARLLDYTEHTMSEGASAQAASYIECAIDDKVLWGIGIDANTTRASLKAVVSAVNRAAR; encoded by the coding sequence ATGACCGCCGTATCTTCCGCTGATTCCGCAGGTCCCGCCGGTTCGGCCGGAACCACCGGTTCGACCGAATCCGTCGGCCGCCCCACGCCCGTCACGAACGCCACGCACCTGCAGAAGCCGTCCGGGATGCCCGTGCACAAGTACGCCGGGTACGAGGCGGTGGAGATCCCCGACCGCACCTGGCCGGACAACCGGATCACCCGGGCGCCGCGCTGGCTCTCCACCGATCTGCGCGACGGCAACCAGGCACTGATCGACCCGATGTCCCCGGCCCGCAAGCGCGAGATGTTCGATCTGCTCGTACGCATGGGCTACAAGGAGATCGAGGTCGGGTTCCCCTCGTCCGGCGAGACCGACTTCGCGTTCGTCCGGTCCATCATCGAAGAGGGCGCGATCCCGGAGGACGTGACGATCTCCGTCCTGACGCAGGCCCGTGAAGAGCTGATCGAGCGCACCGTGGAGTCGCTGCGCGGGGCCCACCGCGCCACCGTCCACCTCTACAACGCCACCGCCCCGACCTTCCGCCGCGTGGTCTTCCGCGGATCGAAGGAGCAGGTCAAGCAGATCGCCGTGGACGGCACCCGGCTGGTCATGGAGTACGCGGACAAGATCCTCGGCGACGAGACGATCTTCGGCTACCAGTACAGCCCGGAGATCTTCACCGACACCGAGCTGGACTTCGCGCTGGAGGTCTGCGAGGCCGTCTGTGACGTCTGGCAGCCCGAGGCCGGCCGCGAGATCATCCTCAACCTGCCCGCCACCGTGGAGCGGTCGACGCCGTCCACGCACGCGGACCGGTTCGAGTGGATGTCGCGCAACCTTTCCCGCCGTGAGCACGTCTGCCTGTCGGTCCACCCGCACAACGACCGCGGTACGGCCGTGGCCGCCGCCGAACTGGCGATCATGGCGGGCGCGGACCGCATCGAGGGCTGTCTGTTCGGGCAGGGTGAGCGCACCGGCAACGTCGACCTGGTGACGCTGGGCATGAACCTCTTCTCGCAGGGCATCGACCCGCAGATCGACTTCTCGCAGATCGACGAGGTCCGCAGGACCAGCGAGTACTGCAACCAGATGGAGATCCACCCCCGCCACCCGTACGCGGGCGACCTCGTCTACACCGCCTTCTCCGGCTCCCACCAGGACGCCATCAAGAAGGGCTTCGACGCGATGGAGGCGGACGCGGCGGCCCGGGGCAGGACGGTCGACGAGATCGAGTGGGCCGTGCCGTACCTGCCGATCGACCCGAAGGACGTCGGCCGCTCCTACGAGGCGGTCATCCGGGTCAACTCTCAGTCCGGCAAGGGCGGGATCTCGTACGTCCTGAAGAACGACCACAAGCTGGACCTGCCGCGCCGGATGCAGATCGAGTTCTCCCGGATCATTCAGGCCAAGACCGACGCCGAGGGCGGCGAGGTCACCCCGGCGCAGATCTGGTCCGCGTTCCGCGACGAGTACCTGCCCAGCCCGGACGACGCGGCGGCGCGGTGGGGCCGGGTGCAGATCCGCTCGGGTCAGAGCACGACCGGCGGCGACGGCCGCGACACGATCACCGTCGAGGCGACCGTGGACGGGGTGGACACCGTGCTGACCGGTACGGGCAACGGTCCGATCTCCGCGTTCTTCCAGGCGCTCCAGGCCATCGGCATCGACGCCCGTCTGCTGGACTACACCGAGCACACGATGAGCGAGGGGGCGAGCGCGCAGGCCGCCTCGTACATCGAGTGCGCCATCGACGACAAGGTGCTGTGGGGCATCGGCATCGACGCCAACACCACGCGCGCCTCGCTGAAGGCGGTCGTCTCGGCGGTCAACCGGGCGGCCCGCTGA
- a CDS encoding M4 family metallopeptidase: MHPELDNGFRPVFCTIVPPHLLDKLSQATDPVLAGPARRTLDGDAARRTHRERAAAAGPLTAPAARAAASDKPRRTIHDCRHGTKLPGKKVRDEGGAAAKDASVNRAYAGLGATFELFLKAYGRHSIDDRGLPLIGSVHFDEKYNNAFWDGKQMVFGDGDGEIFVDFTVSVDVIGHELTHGVTQYTANLNYSGQSGALNESVSDVFGSLVKQYSLDQTADQADWLIGAGLLAPRVTGVALRSLKAPGTAYDDDVLGKDPQPASMEHYVETTDDNGGVHLNSGIPNRAFYLFATALGGKAWERAGHVWYDVLTGGKLTANADFAAFAKLTVAAARSRFGEGDEVEAVLKAWSEVGVRAT; the protein is encoded by the coding sequence ATGCACCCTGAACTGGACAACGGGTTCCGTCCCGTCTTCTGCACCATCGTGCCGCCCCACCTCCTCGACAAGCTCTCGCAGGCCACGGACCCTGTGCTGGCCGGGCCCGCCCGCCGCACCCTGGACGGGGACGCGGCCCGCCGTACCCATCGCGAGAGGGCGGCCGCGGCCGGTCCCCTCACCGCCCCGGCCGCCAGGGCCGCCGCGTCCGACAAACCCCGACGCACCATCCACGACTGCCGCCACGGCACGAAGCTGCCGGGGAAGAAGGTCCGCGACGAGGGCGGGGCCGCCGCGAAGGACGCCAGCGTCAACCGCGCGTACGCGGGACTGGGCGCCACCTTCGAGCTGTTCCTCAAGGCGTACGGCCGCCATTCGATCGACGACCGCGGGCTGCCGCTGATCGGTTCCGTCCACTTCGACGAGAAGTACAACAACGCGTTCTGGGACGGCAAGCAGATGGTCTTCGGTGACGGGGACGGCGAGATCTTCGTCGACTTCACCGTGTCCGTCGACGTGATCGGCCACGAGCTGACGCACGGGGTCACCCAGTACACGGCCAATCTGAACTACTCCGGCCAGTCGGGCGCGCTCAACGAGTCCGTGTCCGACGTCTTCGGCTCCCTGGTCAAGCAGTACTCCCTGGACCAGACCGCCGACCAGGCCGACTGGCTGATCGGCGCCGGGCTGCTGGCGCCCCGGGTCACCGGGGTCGCGCTGCGCTCGCTGAAGGCGCCGGGCACGGCGTACGACGACGATGTGCTCGGCAAGGACCCGCAGCCCGCCTCGATGGAGCACTACGTCGAGACGACCGACGACAACGGCGGTGTGCACCTCAACTCCGGCATCCCCAACCGGGCGTTCTACCTCTTCGCCACCGCGCTCGGCGGCAAGGCGTGGGAGCGCGCGGGACATGTCTGGTACGACGTGCTCACGGGCGGCAAGCTGACCGCGAACGCGGACTTCGCGGCGTTCGCCAAGCTGACCGTGGCCGCGGCGCGCAGCCGCTTCGGCGAGGGCGACGAGGTGGAGGCGGTGCTCAAGGCGTGGTCGGAGGTCGGGGTGCGGGCCACTTGA
- a CDS encoding protealysin inhibitor emfourin, whose product MLIQVSRTGGFAGIPRDCEVNTSGRPDAAEWEDLAETALADGAAAPPTGVPDGFRYRITVDGRTTHCADPQLTDAQRALITRVLKEGA is encoded by the coding sequence ATGCTGATTCAGGTAAGCCGGACCGGTGGTTTCGCGGGCATCCCACGCGACTGCGAGGTGAACACCTCGGGGCGGCCGGACGCGGCCGAGTGGGAGGACCTGGCCGAGACCGCCCTGGCGGACGGCGCCGCCGCACCGCCGACCGGGGTACCGGACGGTTTCCGGTACCGGATCACGGTCGACGGCCGGACCACCCACTGCGCCGACCCGCAGCTGACCGACGCCCAGCGGGCGCTGATCACCCGCGTCCTGAAGGAGGGCGCGTAG
- the era gene encoding GTPase Era, translating to MSARTPENNAPHRAGFACFVGRPNAGKSTLTNALVGRKVAITSNRPQTTRHTVRGIVHRPDAQLILVDTPGLHKPRTLLGERLNDVVRTTWAEVDVIGFCLPADQKLGPGDKYIVKELAGIKRTPKIAIITKSDLADHKTLTEQLLAVSRLAEELGFEWAEIIPVSAVADKQVGLLADLIAPMLPESPPLYPEGDLTDEPEMVMVAELIREAALEGVRDELPHSIAVVVEEMLPREGRPADRPLLDIHANVYIERPSQKGIIIGPQGKRLKDVGTKSRKHIEALLGTPVYLDLHVKVAKDWQRDPKQLRKLGF from the coding sequence ATGAGCGCTCGTACCCCTGAGAACAACGCCCCCCACCGGGCCGGCTTCGCCTGCTTCGTGGGCCGCCCCAACGCGGGCAAGTCCACCCTCACGAACGCTCTGGTCGGGCGGAAGGTGGCGATCACGTCCAACCGGCCCCAGACCACCCGGCACACGGTGCGAGGCATCGTGCACCGGCCGGACGCGCAGCTGATCCTGGTCGACACCCCGGGCCTCCACAAGCCGCGCACCCTGCTCGGTGAGCGGCTGAACGACGTGGTGCGGACCACCTGGGCGGAGGTCGACGTCATCGGCTTCTGCCTGCCCGCCGACCAGAAGCTCGGCCCCGGCGACAAGTACATCGTCAAGGAACTCGCGGGGATCAAACGGACCCCCAAGATCGCGATCATCACCAAGAGCGATCTGGCCGACCACAAGACCCTCACCGAACAGCTCCTGGCCGTCTCCCGGCTCGCGGAGGAGCTGGGCTTCGAGTGGGCGGAGATCATCCCGGTCTCGGCCGTCGCCGACAAGCAGGTCGGCCTGCTCGCCGATCTGATCGCCCCGATGCTCCCGGAGAGCCCGCCGCTCTACCCGGAGGGCGACCTCACGGACGAGCCCGAGATGGTCATGGTCGCGGAACTGATCCGTGAGGCCGCGCTCGAAGGCGTACGGGACGAGCTGCCGCACTCCATCGCGGTGGTCGTCGAGGAGATGCTGCCGCGCGAGGGCCGCCCGGCCGACCGGCCGCTCCTCGACATCCACGCGAACGTGTACATCGAGCGCCCCAGCCAGAAGGGCATCATCATCGGCCCGCAGGGCAAGCGGCTGAAGGACGTCGGCACGAAGTCCCGCAAGCACATCGAGGCACTGCTCGGTACGCCGGTCTACCTCGACCTGCACGTGAAGGTCGCCAAGGACTGGCAGCGCGATCCGAAGCAACTGCGCAAGCTGGGCTTCTGA